A genomic segment from Actinomyces lilanjuaniae encodes:
- a CDS encoding NosD domain-containing protein yields MPQTSDVPASSSLEEYLAAQSLTEAQASGQVQVVSSLQEARDTGATAAHIVVSDGTSHIHFQQDRTQGADATATIGGRAYGAVFTDVVPLLAFDVSGDATQVLTDAVAKAAERGTGVRLSPTQAYPLTASLRIPDEVPFLDGAGATLDVSIAGATQAEPGSAISLAAGSSGTTVTGMTLDLGDSPYTIGVQGDALSDSTISGITMTGVTFRGIQLAAGSGPMTGVRITDNRIDNVEGTTDTKGVAYSLLVTTAVDDPDTRFVGSASPIWERYVTDGTVSPNRYDNSGLTISGNTIVGGYYGIGLSGVTDSVVSHNSVSTTMRSISMQNNCSNNRVESNTLTNSRSSAVHLAYGSEGNTVHGNTISSDRATGQGLLQAYQGSRSNTFSDNTVTLSGDSAPAWVLYVGPDSSGTTFTGNTVTGRATKALIGIESIWDGRSADGSAASYMASGSIPSPVDGSAVTYNGGRGALDQVAVTGNVLTPGDAGVPVVYVGAEVSAGPDQKQALIGSITNLNVSGNQVVGVDAPELVATHTGSLPGVGTASITGDTSVGSVQVG; encoded by the coding sequence GTGCCGCAGACCTCTGATGTCCCAGCCTCTTCCTCCCTGGAGGAGTACCTGGCCGCCCAGTCCCTTACCGAGGCCCAGGCCAGTGGGCAGGTCCAGGTCGTCTCCTCCCTCCAGGAGGCTCGCGACACGGGTGCCACTGCTGCGCACATCGTCGTCTCCGACGGCACCTCCCACATCCACTTCCAGCAGGACCGCACCCAGGGGGCCGATGCCACTGCGACCATCGGTGGACGGGCTTACGGGGCGGTCTTCACTGACGTCGTCCCTCTCCTGGCCTTCGACGTGAGCGGGGACGCCACGCAGGTGCTCACCGACGCGGTAGCCAAGGCGGCTGAACGGGGCACAGGGGTGCGTCTGAGCCCCACCCAGGCCTACCCCCTCACCGCATCCCTGCGGATTCCCGACGAGGTGCCCTTCCTCGACGGCGCCGGTGCCACCCTCGACGTGAGTATCGCGGGGGCCACGCAGGCTGAGCCTGGCAGCGCCATCAGCCTGGCGGCCGGGTCGAGCGGAACTACCGTGACAGGCATGACCCTGGACCTGGGCGACTCCCCGTACACCATCGGTGTCCAGGGCGACGCCCTGAGCGACTCCACCATCAGCGGTATCACCATGACCGGTGTGACCTTCCGAGGCATCCAGCTCGCCGCGGGCTCGGGCCCGATGACCGGGGTGCGCATCACCGACAACAGGATCGACAATGTCGAGGGAACGACGGACACAAAGGGGGTGGCCTACTCGCTGCTGGTCACCACCGCGGTTGACGACCCCGATACCCGCTTCGTCGGCAGTGCCAGCCCCATCTGGGAGCGCTACGTCACAGACGGCACCGTGAGCCCCAACCGGTACGACAACTCGGGCCTGACAATCTCGGGCAACACCATCGTCGGGGGGTACTACGGCATCGGGCTGTCGGGTGTCACTGACAGCGTCGTATCCCACAACTCCGTGAGCACCACCATGCGCTCCATCTCTATGCAGAACAACTGCTCGAATAACCGGGTGGAGTCCAACACCCTGACCAACAGTCGTTCCTCGGCGGTGCACCTGGCCTACGGCTCCGAAGGCAACACTGTTCACGGTAACACCATCTCCTCCGACCGGGCCACCGGCCAGGGCCTCCTCCAGGCCTACCAGGGCAGCAGGAGCAACACCTTCAGCGACAACACCGTCACCCTCTCGGGGGACTCGGCTCCTGCGTGGGTGCTCTACGTCGGCCCCGACTCCAGCGGCACCACCTTTACCGGCAACACCGTGACAGGCCGCGCCACGAAGGCGCTCATCGGCATCGAGTCGATCTGGGACGGGCGCTCAGCTGACGGCTCTGCGGCCTCATACATGGCCAGTGGCTCTATTCCTAGCCCCGTGGACGGCTCCGCCGTGACCTACAACGGTGGGCGTGGCGCGCTGGACCAGGTGGCGGTTACCGGCAACGTCCTGACCCCTGGCGACGCGGGAGTCCCCGTTGTCTACGTGGGTGCTGAGGTGTCGGCGGGCCCTGACCAGAAGCAGGCCCTCATCGGCAGCATCACCAACCTCAACGTCAGCGGCAACCAGGTCGTCGGTGTGGATGCCCCTGAGCTGGTCGCCACCCACACCGGCTCCCTGCCCGGGGTCGGGACGGCCTCGATCACCGGCGACACCTCCGTGGGATCCGTCCAGGTCGGCTGA
- a CDS encoding DUF5979 domain-containing protein: MLVFSGRGASAPGLRLRVACLALLALFLGLLSPLPAHADVNQGIEVKDLTLTKSDRNGNDSAGALTTQDVAKLTYSWDATGTTVNPGDSFSVNLGNYFRNLESPKTVPMTLPYNGTQTEIGSCSLTEKEIECTFSDSVTDLKNAGFTNFRGSGEALLLVTQTTTAEEVDMTVNGSQTVSVDLPGTGGISGVPEVVYTPFKFTKMSSVIASSSSSMIWEVNFGSDYIKEQLAGGDSPIEADGTTRQTITVTDTLGAGMAFNPDMSRWFFMVRNSAAEPSLPGVNVTNAAGTDLSTTYGDFDMAVSIEGQVATITVTGPFAAQTNYKISYPVTFTSQSGTAIAGVQYGNSASLNDSGAQGEFTRSYTDSFKVIVEMEAGFGGFEILKTLSGSGVDAVDVASTTLPVTVEYTLPGPASSYEGWQAPGTLSDDGVSGTTTMPVSIGRTNTYPATFPQGTVITLSEDTSKASPAPEGFTWGEPVFTVGQTETNRLTIADQTSTRVTLNNVAEVVTASGTFQVVKEVSGLEEAEGGAQREFSFSYTCSDGQTGSVTATGDGQPAQVDQTFEAGTTCEVSEDVDDAQVDGYVLVASEPQTVTISESTEEEPAVTASFTNTYTRETGSFSVAKIVEGGPEGTDQTSFAISYTCEDGTQGTLSVPGDGTEVESPQLPAGATCTLEEDADSAAREGYSVVTSFSPETVTITKDKVVAVTVTNTYTRETGSFSVVKDVKGDYSPTSSDSVKVSYTCDDADSASGTLDVAMDGTPTSGPSLPTGTTCTLKEDANSAAREGYAVATAYSDTTVSVVQGSTPSVTVTNTYTRLKGGFTISKTVEGDGASLAPEEFTFTYTCTDEVTGEAGESVEVTVKAGETVEVSEVVSGSCTVSEKEAPVEGASLTTRLAVNGQDVDGGEATFDVTGGEDTAVAVSATNTYTLERGTFNVSKTVEGDGSEDISKKSFVFDYTCSSQAEGEVTGELTVAGDGSATESGLQLPVGAECTVTERASSAQVEGYDVAVPQAQQLTIEAADDGQDPTTLSFTNTYTEIPPSEDPTPSPSPTPSEDPTPSPGPSGSESPQPGGTTPTTDPSPGPSGSESPQPGGSGAPEPTSSGAAVDQGPSLARTGASVLVPLVIALAAIIGGVVLVRRRKA; encoded by the coding sequence ATGCTGGTCTTTAGTGGCCGTGGGGCATCTGCGCCCGGTTTGCGGCTGAGGGTCGCCTGTCTGGCGCTCCTGGCCCTGTTCCTTGGCCTTCTGTCGCCCCTGCCTGCCCACGCCGATGTCAACCAAGGGATCGAGGTCAAGGATCTCACCTTGACCAAGTCTGACCGTAACGGCAACGACTCCGCAGGCGCGCTGACGACGCAGGACGTGGCCAAGCTGACCTACTCCTGGGACGCTACCGGAACCACTGTGAACCCGGGGGACTCCTTCTCCGTCAACCTGGGCAACTACTTCAGGAACCTGGAGAGCCCCAAGACGGTACCAATGACCCTGCCCTACAACGGCACGCAGACCGAGATCGGCTCGTGCTCCCTGACTGAGAAGGAGATTGAGTGCACCTTCTCTGATAGCGTCACTGACCTCAAGAACGCAGGGTTCACGAACTTCAGGGGCTCAGGAGAGGCGCTGCTCCTCGTCACGCAGACCACCACCGCGGAGGAGGTGGACATGACGGTCAACGGAAGTCAGACGGTGAGCGTGGACCTGCCCGGCACCGGGGGCATCTCGGGAGTCCCGGAGGTGGTCTACACCCCCTTCAAGTTCACGAAGATGTCCTCGGTTATCGCCTCGTCATCCTCCTCTATGATCTGGGAGGTCAACTTCGGCTCGGACTACATCAAGGAACAGCTTGCCGGGGGCGATAGCCCCATCGAGGCTGATGGCACCACCCGTCAGACCATTACCGTCACTGACACCCTCGGCGCCGGGATGGCCTTCAACCCCGATATGAGCCGGTGGTTCTTCATGGTGCGCAACAGCGCCGCCGAGCCCAGCCTGCCGGGTGTCAACGTTACTAACGCGGCGGGTACGGACCTGAGCACGACGTACGGTGACTTCGACATGGCGGTGTCCATTGAGGGCCAGGTCGCCACTATCACAGTCACTGGGCCCTTCGCCGCCCAGACCAACTACAAGATCTCCTACCCGGTGACCTTTACCTCCCAGTCGGGTACGGCCATCGCCGGGGTGCAGTACGGCAACTCGGCCTCCCTCAACGACTCCGGGGCACAGGGCGAGTTCACGCGCAGCTACACCGACTCCTTCAAGGTGATCGTGGAGATGGAGGCCGGCTTTGGCGGGTTTGAGATCCTCAAGACGCTGTCCGGTTCTGGTGTGGACGCTGTTGATGTGGCCAGCACGACCCTGCCGGTGACAGTCGAGTACACCCTTCCTGGCCCGGCCAGCTCGTATGAGGGCTGGCAGGCTCCCGGCACGCTGAGTGACGACGGGGTGAGCGGGACCACCACCATGCCGGTGAGCATCGGGCGGACCAACACCTACCCGGCAACCTTCCCCCAGGGCACTGTCATCACCCTGTCGGAGGACACCTCCAAGGCGTCCCCCGCTCCCGAGGGCTTCACCTGGGGCGAGCCGGTCTTCACCGTCGGTCAGACCGAGACCAACAGGCTGACTATTGCTGACCAGACATCCACTCGGGTCACCTTGAACAACGTGGCCGAGGTTGTTACGGCCTCGGGTACCTTCCAGGTTGTCAAGGAGGTCTCTGGGCTGGAGGAGGCCGAGGGCGGCGCGCAGAGGGAGTTCAGCTTCTCCTACACCTGCTCTGACGGCCAGACGGGTAGCGTGACTGCCACGGGTGATGGTCAGCCTGCGCAGGTTGACCAGACCTTTGAGGCGGGTACGACCTGTGAGGTCAGTGAGGACGTTGACGACGCCCAGGTAGACGGCTACGTGCTGGTTGCCTCTGAGCCGCAGACGGTGACAATCTCGGAGTCCACCGAGGAGGAGCCTGCCGTCACGGCGTCCTTCACCAACACCTACACGCGGGAGACGGGCTCGTTCTCGGTGGCCAAGATCGTCGAGGGAGGGCCCGAGGGTACGGATCAGACCTCCTTCGCCATCAGCTACACCTGTGAGGACGGTACGCAGGGGACGTTGAGCGTCCCCGGTGACGGCACCGAGGTGGAGTCGCCCCAGCTTCCTGCCGGGGCCACGTGCACCCTGGAGGAGGATGCCGACTCCGCGGCCCGGGAGGGCTACTCGGTCGTCACCTCGTTCTCCCCGGAGACGGTGACCATCACCAAGGACAAGGTCGTTGCCGTCACGGTGACCAACACCTACACGCGGGAGACGGGCTCGTTCTCGGTAGTCAAGGATGTCAAGGGTGACTACTCTCCGACGTCCTCCGACTCGGTGAAGGTGTCCTACACCTGTGACGACGCCGACTCCGCCTCGGGCACCCTGGACGTCGCGATGGACGGGACGCCGACCAGTGGGCCGAGCCTGCCCACGGGGACCACGTGCACCCTGAAGGAGGATGCCAACTCTGCCGCCCGGGAGGGCTACGCGGTGGCCACGGCCTACTCCGACACCACGGTGAGCGTGGTCCAGGGCTCCACGCCCTCGGTGACGGTGACCAACACCTACACGCGTCTTAAGGGTGGCTTCACCATCTCCAAGACGGTGGAGGGTGACGGTGCCTCCCTGGCTCCTGAAGAGTTCACCTTTACCTACACCTGTACCGATGAGGTAACCGGTGAGGCTGGGGAGTCGGTGGAGGTGACGGTCAAGGCCGGCGAGACTGTGGAGGTCTCTGAGGTGGTGAGCGGATCGTGCACGGTCAGTGAGAAGGAGGCCCCGGTAGAGGGGGCCTCGCTGACCACCCGGCTGGCTGTCAACGGCCAGGACGTCGACGGTGGGGAGGCGACCTTCGACGTCACTGGCGGTGAGGACACCGCCGTTGCCGTGTCCGCCACCAACACCTACACCCTGGAGCGTGGCACCTTCAACGTGTCCAAGACGGTGGAGGGCGACGGTTCTGAGGACATCAGCAAGAAGTCCTTCGTCTTCGACTACACCTGCAGCTCCCAGGCTGAGGGCGAGGTGACTGGTGAGCTGACGGTCGCGGGTGACGGCTCTGCCACCGAGTCCGGTCTCCAGCTGCCTGTGGGCGCCGAGTGCACGGTGACAGAGAGGGCCTCCTCGGCCCAGGTTGAGGGCTACGACGTTGCCGTCCCGCAGGCGCAGCAGCTGACTATCGAGGCTGCCGACGACGGCCAGGACCCCACGACCCTGTCGTTCACCAACACCTACACCGAGATTCCGCCGTCTGAGGACCCGACGCCCTCGCCGAGCCCGACGCCGTCTGAGGACCCGACGCCCTCGCCGGGGCCGTCAGGGTCTGAGTCCCCGCAGCCGGGTGGGACGACACCCACGACGGACCCCTCGCCGGGGCCGTCAGGGTCTGAGTCCCCGCAGCCGGGTGGCTCAGGCGCGCCGGAGCCGACCTCCTCGGGCGCGGCGGTGGACCAGGGCCCGTCCCTGGCCCGGACAGGGGCGAGCGTCCTGGTACCGCTTGTCATAGCCCTGGCCGCCATCATCGGTGGTGTTGTCCTGGTGCGCCGCCGCAAGGCCTGA
- a CDS encoding DUF5979 domain-containing protein, whose protein sequence is MKSIAVRAAAPRRGAGRAGACLALLAMVVTMVVPVLAPAPAHADVNTGITISNLRLAKTDASENPQSGNLDAGSSIALITFDWDASNADLRDGDSFSIDLPEELRFRVPQTRAFTHFVDGVETEVGTCVIAETNMTCTFNEVLPLLIRQGYNLLSGSGKIQGVAVKSTTEEELPFTVNGSQTVMVDLPGQGGITAQQIRYVPDALSKGATAMSERSTGVTWVIGFGTERLQEEYAANGVDVTFDGQTVHEIELTDLLGPGQSFPDGNLTSWRLTRRNSATESNPQTAQVVLANGAESSRVTVLGEFSLKVVYGQETDSGQSARIVLTGPFAPQSNYQLIYDTRATTEDGLAVPGFIYENYVSIDGTSFERDATKSFLDSFSLTVNMRLGYGTFSLDKYVTGPASDQVPAGSTFTVNLSYQLPEGTTRATYPEWEPPGTLNADQASGTASYEVITGRKNVFVGPNPPVTFPAGTVVTLTEAEPSVPLPEGYSWGESLFVVGGIPTSTLTIANQQVLGAELTNMVRAEPSTFEVVKTASGAPGVADKDYTFTYTCSDGQEGTLVARGDGTPVRETGTSFEVGTTCTITESTEGVGVSGYNLEAPLSQRLRIAAGSDAVAQAEFTNTYVPRTGTFTVAKTVAGEGDFALDKFSFSYTCTDGTEGTLEAYGTGRAVSSPEIAEGATCEITEDAGVAAKEGYSVDSQLSDSTVTISQDAPVAVTAVNTYTKDEGTFSVAKSVAGDGDFSGDTFVFDYTCSTGESGTLEVPGDGTAVSSPVLPAGAVCEVAEQEGSAARQGYSVDTELSGGKVTIVTGEDTAVTATNTYTQDTGTFSVTKEVAGDGDFGGATYSVAYECTLPDGSTSSDTLGVAGGGTVNGPSLPVGTQCVVNEEDASRAGYALATSTTVDGEQGSSLTIAKDVTRAVVVTNTYTQQTGGFEVAKTVDGDASAGAPEQFVFGYTCTTDDGSDPSGEVVVRAGESAHVDVPVGECVVTERDASVSGADLTTAMTVDGQAAEAQADQATVTVTEGSAVAVEVTNTYTAHRGTFSVAKTTEGLVEGTGLGEREFSFSYTCTDGSQGTLSAKADGQVVQAEQSFAVGTECTVTENAGSAQIEGYDLTVPEDQTVSITEQDQVAATSFTNTYTPQTGSFTVSKAATGADEAEGLEGKEFSFSYICDDGTEGTLVAKADGQAVDAEADVVLGSECTVSEDTDAAAIEGYDLDEPEAQKVTVDSKDTPGVINVTNAYTKQAEPEPEPSPSPSEGPAGEPSPSAGASEESAAPVTTTTPSEASEGPAGEPSPSAGASEESAAPVTTTTPSEASEGPAGEPSPSAGASEESAAPVTTTTPSEASEGPAGEPSPSAGASEESAAPPATTTPSEALAGQDGSSASSSPSPSTAAGGAATGSAPPKTASTAPSTGSLARTGVTILLPIAIALAAIAGGVALLRRRRL, encoded by the coding sequence ATGAAATCCATTGCCGTCCGTGCGGCTGCGCCCCGACGGGGGGCTGGCCGTGCTGGCGCCTGTCTGGCCCTGCTGGCCATGGTGGTGACCATGGTGGTGCCGGTCCTGGCTCCCGCGCCCGCCCATGCTGACGTCAATACCGGCATCACGATCTCCAACTTGAGGCTGGCCAAGACGGATGCCTCGGAGAACCCGCAGTCAGGAAACCTGGACGCAGGCAGCTCGATTGCGCTCATAACCTTTGACTGGGACGCTAGCAACGCCGATCTCAGGGACGGGGACTCCTTCTCCATCGACCTGCCTGAGGAGCTCAGGTTCCGGGTGCCCCAGACGCGCGCCTTCACCCACTTTGTTGACGGTGTGGAGACGGAGGTCGGTACCTGCGTCATCGCGGAGACCAATATGACCTGCACCTTTAACGAGGTGCTGCCGCTTCTCATCCGCCAGGGCTACAACCTCCTGTCCGGGTCCGGCAAGATCCAGGGGGTGGCTGTCAAGTCCACCACGGAGGAGGAGCTTCCCTTCACCGTCAACGGCTCGCAGACCGTCATGGTGGACCTGCCCGGGCAGGGCGGTATCACCGCGCAGCAGATACGCTACGTTCCCGACGCCCTGAGCAAGGGGGCTACCGCCATGTCCGAGAGGTCAACTGGTGTGACATGGGTCATTGGCTTCGGTACTGAGAGACTTCAAGAGGAGTACGCCGCTAACGGGGTGGACGTGACCTTTGACGGTCAGACCGTCCACGAGATCGAGCTCACCGACCTCCTGGGGCCCGGTCAGTCCTTCCCTGATGGGAACCTGACCTCGTGGCGACTCACTCGGCGCAACTCTGCCACAGAGTCGAACCCGCAGACGGCTCAGGTGGTCTTGGCCAACGGTGCAGAGAGCTCGCGGGTCACCGTGCTGGGGGAGTTCAGCCTCAAGGTGGTCTACGGCCAGGAGACCGACTCGGGTCAGAGCGCCCGGATCGTGCTGACCGGCCCCTTTGCCCCCCAGAGCAACTACCAGCTGATCTATGACACCAGAGCCACGACCGAGGACGGCCTGGCTGTCCCCGGGTTTATCTATGAGAACTACGTGTCCATCGACGGCACCAGTTTTGAGCGCGACGCCACCAAGTCCTTCCTGGACTCTTTCTCTCTGACCGTCAACATGCGGCTGGGGTACGGCACCTTCTCCCTGGACAAGTACGTGACCGGCCCGGCCTCCGACCAGGTGCCTGCGGGCTCTACCTTCACGGTCAACCTCAGCTACCAGCTGCCGGAGGGCACGACCCGGGCGACCTACCCGGAGTGGGAGCCTCCGGGGACCCTCAACGCTGACCAGGCCAGTGGCACCGCCTCCTACGAGGTCATCACGGGGCGCAAGAACGTCTTTGTCGGTCCGAACCCGCCGGTGACCTTCCCTGCCGGGACCGTGGTTACCCTGACCGAGGCTGAGCCCTCCGTCCCCCTGCCCGAGGGCTACAGCTGGGGCGAGAGCCTGTTCGTGGTGGGCGGCATTCCGACCAGTACTCTGACGATCGCCAACCAGCAGGTCCTCGGTGCTGAGCTGACCAATATGGTCAGGGCCGAGCCGTCCACCTTTGAGGTCGTCAAGACCGCCTCGGGCGCCCCCGGAGTCGCGGACAAGGACTACACCTTCACCTACACCTGCTCCGACGGACAGGAGGGCACCCTGGTGGCCAGGGGGGACGGCACCCCGGTGCGTGAGACCGGCACGTCCTTCGAGGTCGGCACTACCTGCACCATCACGGAGTCCACCGAGGGTGTTGGGGTGAGCGGCTACAACCTGGAGGCCCCTCTGTCCCAGCGTCTGCGCATCGCCGCAGGTTCCGACGCCGTGGCCCAGGCCGAGTTCACCAACACCTACGTGCCTCGCACAGGTACCTTCACGGTGGCTAAGACGGTGGCCGGGGAGGGTGACTTCGCCCTGGACAAGTTCTCCTTCAGCTACACCTGCACCGACGGTACCGAGGGAACTCTGGAGGCCTACGGCACCGGCCGTGCGGTCAGCAGCCCCGAGATCGCTGAGGGTGCTACCTGTGAGATCACCGAGGACGCGGGGGTGGCCGCCAAGGAGGGCTACTCCGTGGACTCCCAGCTGTCCGACTCCACGGTGACCATCTCTCAGGACGCACCTGTGGCCGTGACTGCGGTCAATACCTACACCAAGGACGAGGGCACCTTCTCCGTGGCCAAGTCTGTGGCTGGTGACGGTGACTTCTCCGGTGACACCTTCGTCTTCGACTACACCTGCTCCACGGGTGAGAGCGGCACGCTGGAGGTTCCCGGTGACGGGACCGCGGTGTCTTCTCCCGTGCTGCCTGCAGGCGCCGTCTGTGAGGTGGCCGAGCAAGAGGGTTCTGCCGCCAGGCAGGGCTACTCGGTGGACACCGAGCTCTCTGGGGGGAAGGTGACTATCGTCACGGGCGAGGACACTGCCGTGACCGCGACCAACACCTACACCCAGGACACGGGAACCTTCTCCGTGACCAAGGAGGTTGCCGGTGACGGGGACTTCGGGGGCGCCACCTACTCCGTGGCCTATGAGTGCACGCTGCCTGACGGCTCCACGAGCTCGGACACGCTCGGTGTCGCTGGCGGCGGCACTGTCAACGGTCCGAGCCTGCCGGTGGGGACCCAGTGCGTCGTGAATGAGGAGGACGCCTCCCGGGCTGGCTACGCCCTGGCCACCAGTACGACCGTGGACGGTGAGCAGGGCTCGTCCCTGACCATCGCTAAGGACGTTACCCGTGCGGTTGTCGTCACCAATACCTACACCCAGCAGACTGGTGGCTTCGAGGTCGCCAAGACGGTGGACGGCGACGCCTCTGCTGGGGCGCCGGAGCAGTTCGTCTTCGGCTACACCTGCACCACGGATGACGGCTCGGACCCCTCCGGTGAGGTGGTTGTCAGGGCTGGGGAGTCCGCGCACGTGGACGTACCCGTGGGTGAGTGCGTCGTCACCGAGCGTGACGCCTCGGTGAGCGGGGCCGACCTGACTACAGCCATGACCGTGGACGGCCAGGCTGCTGAGGCCCAGGCCGACCAGGCCACAGTCACAGTAACCGAGGGCTCTGCTGTCGCGGTGGAGGTCACTAACACCTACACCGCACACCGGGGTACCTTCTCGGTGGCCAAGACCACCGAGGGGCTCGTCGAGGGCACCGGGCTGGGTGAGCGGGAGTTCTCCTTCTCCTATACCTGCACCGACGGCTCGCAGGGCACGCTGAGCGCCAAGGCCGACGGCCAGGTGGTCCAGGCCGAGCAGAGCTTCGCGGTGGGCACTGAGTGCACCGTTACCGAGAACGCTGGTTCCGCCCAGATTGAGGGCTACGACCTGACCGTGCCTGAGGACCAGACGGTATCGATCACGGAGCAGGACCAGGTGGCGGCTACGTCCTTCACCAACACCTACACCCCTCAGACCGGTAGCTTTACGGTGTCCAAGGCTGCCACCGGTGCTGACGAGGCTGAGGGTCTGGAGGGCAAGGAGTTCTCCTTCTCCTACATCTGTGACGATGGTACTGAGGGCACGCTGGTGGCCAAGGCTGACGGCCAGGCTGTGGACGCCGAGGCCGACGTGGTCCTGGGCAGCGAGTGCACGGTCTCCGAGGACACCGACGCCGCGGCGATTGAGGGCTACGACCTGGATGAGCCGGAGGCCCAGAAGGTGACCGTGGATTCCAAGGACACGCCTGGTGTGATCAACGTGACCAACGCCTACACCAAGCAGGCGGAGCCGGAGCCGGAACCCAGTCCAAGCCCCAGCGAGGGGCCTGCGGGTGAGCCGAGTCCTTCGGCTGGTGCGAGTGAGGAGTCGGCTGCCCCGGTGACCACGACCACTCCGAGTGAGGCCTCTGAGGGGCCTGCGGGTGAGCCGAGTCCTTCGGCTGGTGCGAGTGAGGAGTCGGCTGCCCCGGTGACCACGACCACTCCGAGTGAGGCCTCTGAGGGGCCTGCGGGTGAGCCGAGTCCTTCGGCTGGTGCGAGTGAGGAGTCGGCTGCCCCGGTGACCACGACCACTCCGAGTGAGGCCTCTGAGGGGCCTGCGGGTGAGCCGAGTCCTTCGGCTGGTGCCAGTGAGGAGTCGGCTGCCCCACCGGCCACGACCACTCCCTCGGAGGCGTTGGCTGGCCAGGACGGCTCGTCAGCCTCGTCCAGCCCGAGCCCCTCAACAGCGGCGGGTGGCGCAGCTACCGGCTCGGCTCCCCCCAAGACCGCCTCAACAGCCCCTTCCACGGGGTCCCTGGCCAGGACCGGTGTCACGATCCTGCTGCCGATTGCCATCGCCCTGGCAGCGATCGCCGGAGGGGTCGCGCTCCTGCGCCGTCGCCGGTTGTGA
- a CDS encoding aldo/keto reductase — translation MEYTALGATDITIPRLCIGGMSFGEVFPDTHQWVIDQPATQEVIARALELGVNFIDTANVYARGTSETFIGQSLRNLGVAREDVVLASKVYFNEGHLSREAIEREITGTLERLGTDYLDLYIIHRFDYDTPVEEAMEALHRLVADGRVRALGASAMYGYQLHTMQVVADANGWTRFSSMQNHYNLLYREDERELIPVCRQYGMSLTPYSPLASGHLTRPTWDSDSVRSTTDAVMRSKYDRGREMDMPIVTRVAEVAQRREVPMADVALAWHRARGVAAPVVGCSKPSRVDDAVRALELQLSEEDVAYLEEPYQAHELVGLIPHGA, via the coding sequence ATGGAGTACACGGCCCTCGGCGCCACGGACATCACCATCCCCAGGCTGTGCATCGGCGGCATGAGTTTCGGGGAGGTTTTCCCCGACACCCACCAGTGGGTCATCGACCAGCCCGCCACCCAGGAGGTCATCGCCCGGGCGCTGGAACTCGGTGTTAATTTTATCGACACCGCGAACGTCTACGCCCGGGGTACCAGTGAGACCTTCATCGGGCAGTCGCTGCGCAACCTCGGCGTCGCCCGTGAGGACGTGGTGCTGGCCTCCAAGGTCTACTTCAACGAGGGGCACCTCTCGCGCGAGGCCATCGAGCGTGAGATCACCGGCACCCTGGAGCGCCTGGGCACTGACTACCTCGACCTTTACATCATCCACCGCTTCGACTATGACACCCCCGTTGAGGAGGCTATGGAGGCTCTCCACCGGCTTGTTGCCGACGGCCGTGTGAGGGCGCTGGGTGCCTCGGCCATGTACGGCTACCAGCTTCACACCATGCAGGTGGTGGCCGACGCCAACGGGTGGACCCGGTTCTCCAGTATGCAGAACCACTACAACCTGCTCTACCGGGAGGACGAGCGCGAGCTCATCCCCGTGTGCCGCCAGTACGGGATGTCGCTCACCCCGTACAGCCCGCTGGCCTCCGGCCACCTGACCCGCCCGACCTGGGACTCCGACTCGGTGCGCTCCACCACGGATGCTGTCATGCGCAGCAAGTACGACCGCGGGCGCGAGATGGACATGCCGATCGTCACCCGGGTGGCCGAGGTGGCGCAGCGCCGCGAGGTGCCCATGGCCGACGTCGCCCTGGCCTGGCACAGGGCCAGGGGCGTGGCCGCGCCGGTGGTCGGCTGCTCAAAGCCGAGCCGGGTCGATGACGCCGTGCGCGCCCTAGAGCTGCAGCTCAGCGAGGAGGATGTGGCCTACCTGGAGGAGCCCTACCAGGCCCACGAGCTCGTCGGCCTCATTCCGCACGGGGCCTGA
- a CDS encoding SDR family NAD(P)-dependent oxidoreductase, protein MTTIAIIGGGPGLGHAVARHFGREGFDVALVSRSRSHLDERVAALGAEGVAARGYSADGRDRAALTQALADAASDLGPIEVLQWSPVPAREFMKPVLETTAADLVGPVEMSIYGPVSAVGQVLPGMRELGRGTILLVNGGSAVRPGSRVTGTSVAFAGESAYGQLLHDALAPEGIHVAQLIIPRGIGGGEPSHEPDALAQRLWELHTERGEFRTFAAPMDL, encoded by the coding sequence ATGACCACCATTGCCATCATCGGAGGCGGCCCGGGGCTGGGCCACGCCGTTGCCCGCCACTTCGGCCGCGAGGGCTTCGACGTCGCCCTTGTCTCCCGCAGCCGCAGCCACCTGGACGAGCGGGTCGCCGCCCTGGGCGCCGAGGGCGTTGCCGCCCGTGGCTACAGCGCCGACGGCCGTGACCGCGCTGCCCTGACCCAGGCGCTGGCCGACGCTGCCAGCGATCTTGGCCCCATTGAGGTGCTCCAGTGGAGCCCCGTGCCCGCGCGCGAGTTCATGAAGCCCGTCCTGGAGACTACCGCCGCGGACCTCGTGGGACCCGTCGAGATGTCCATCTACGGGCCTGTCAGTGCGGTGGGCCAGGTGCTGCCGGGTATGCGCGAGCTCGGACGCGGCACGATCCTGCTCGTCAACGGAGGCTCCGCCGTACGCCCGGGCTCCCGGGTCACGGGCACCTCGGTGGCCTTTGCCGGGGAGAGCGCCTACGGCCAGCTCCTCCACGACGCACTCGCCCCCGAGGGGATCCACGTGGCCCAGCTCATCATCCCTCGCGGGATCGGGGGCGGCGAGCCCTCCCACGAGCCGGACGCCCTAGCCCAGCGGCTCTGGGAGCTGCACACCGAGCGGGGCGAGTTCCGCACCTTCGCCGCTCCCATGGACCTGTAG